ACAAACTAGAAGCATGTTAAATTATTTTCATGAAGATATGAAATATTATTTAAGCGACTTAAATGACCATGGTATTATAGTTTTTGATACTGTTGATATGCTTAACAGTAGAGCAACTGAACTTATCCAGTTATATCATTCAATGATTAGTAACACTATGAATGAAATTATGAAAATTTTGGCTATCATTTCAACTATATTTATGCCTTTAAGTTTTATTGTTGGTCTTTATGGAATGAATTTTGAATATATGCCTGAGCTTAAATGGCACTATGGATATTTTATAACTATTGGTTTAATGGCAGGACTTGTTATTTTAATGATTATTTATTTTAAAAAGAAAAAATGGTTTTAGAAACTTATTTAAAATTTCCTAAAACCATTTTGATTACTCATTTTTCTGTATTATCTTTATCATTTATATCACTATCAATAATAGAATCCTCATTTGAAACATCTTCATTTTTTTCGTCATTAACAGATAAAGCAAGCTCAACCTTTTTATAATCTTCAATATTAAAATTTTCTACTATGGCAGAATTTATTAATTCTCCATTAACATTTCCGTTTACTGCAATCTTATGACCTACAAACAATTTTCCATCATCAAAAGTAGCCACAAATTCTCCATTAGAATTAATTTCTAAACGAATAAGTTTTATCCTTTGAATGAAACGCCATTTCCATATTTTTATGAACTTAAACATTCCCTTTAAATTTTTTCTTAATTCGTTAGCTAAATCAACTAGATTTTCAGCAGCATAAATTTTTAGTTTTTTATCCCATTCTTTTTTATTATTAACTAATTTTTCTAATGTAATAAAAAATGCTCCTACTTTTTCTAATGCCTTAATACGAGTATTCTCACCAATATTTAAAGAAATATCTATTTGTTTTTTAGAGTCTAACCATTCAATTTTAGATAAAAATGCTTTTAAACCTTTATCTAAAATAAATTTTCCTAAATCTGGTTCTTCAATTACAATAGCTGCCTTTTGTTCACATTCTTTTAAAGTTTTCTTTAATAATTCATTATCAATATCTCTTTCTAAAACATCAATAAGTAAAAAATTATCAGTATCAGCTTCTTTAACTTTTAAATGATAAATGTGATACTTTTCTATATTGTAAATAAAATTTTTCTTACTATCTTCAACTGTAACTAACCATTCAATTTTTGCTTGAGATTTATGTAACTCATTAGTATCACAATCAATATATGCTATAAGTTCTGCATTGGCTACTAATAAATTTTTATTCTCAGAAGTTATTTGTGAAGTAAAAGTCCCTTTTGAATTTATAAGAGCTATTATTTCTTTTTCCTTCTCAACTTTATCTACTAAATTATTGTTTTGACTCACTGGAAATTCTTGTTCTTGCATACTATAACTCCTTTAACATTCTTTTACTTCTATATTATACCATAAGAATACTTATTTGAGTAAGTTTTTTAAATTTTTATATAAAAATCCCACAGAAAAAATCTGTGGGAAAATATTGTATATACTTTTGTAATTAACGTTTTGAGAATTGTGGGCTTCTTCTTGCTTTCTTCTTACCATATTTCTTTCTTTCAACCATTCTTGAATCTCTTGTTAAGAATCCAGCTTCTCTTAAAGCATCTTTTAAACTTTCATCAGCAAGTAATAATGCTCTTGCAACTCCATGTCTTATTGCACCAGCTTGCCCAGAGTTTCCTCCACCTGCTACATTTACTTTAACTGCAAATTTATTTAAAGTTTCTGTTAAAGCTAAAGGTTGTTCAACTATTTTAGAAAGAATAGCTCTTCCTCCAAAATATTCATCCATTGCTTTACCATTTATTTCTACTCCTTGTCCTCCAGGAATTAATCTTACTCTAGCTACTGAAGTTTTTCTTCTACCAGTTCCTAAATATTGAGTCATTTTTTCTGCCACTGTTATACCCCCTTATTATAATTCTACCTTATTTGGTTTTTGTGCAACATGAGAATGTTCTGCTCCTGCAAACACTCTAAGTCTTGTTAGTTGTTGTCTTCCCAATTTATTTTTTGGAAGCATTCTTTTAACAGCTAGCATTAATAATTCTTCTGGTTTCTTTTCTAAGATTTCTCCTAGTTTTCTTGCTCTTATTCCTCCAGGATATCCTGAGTGATTGTAGTAAACTTTATCAGTTAATTTTTTTCCAGTCACAACTAATTTAGAAGCATTTGTAACCACTACATAATCTCCACCATCAATATGAGGAGTAAATGTAAGTTTTTCTTTACCCATTAATTTTTTAGCAATTTCTACTGCTATTTTTCCTAAAATTTGTCCTTCAGCATCATAATGATGCCATTCTCTGACAACATCTTCTTTTCTTTGCATAAAAGTATATTTTTTCACTTTTAAATCCTCCTAATATGGTTATATTCTAAATATAACGCAACGGTCCTTTGTGGGAAAGGTTAAATTATACTTTACAATTATATTATCTTTTTTAGATAATGTCAATAAATAAAATTTATGTTATGAAAATTTTTTTATTATTGACAAACATATAAAAAAGTGATAACATCTTTTATCATAAAAACTGAATAAATAATCGGATGAAGATATGAGGAGAGATTTCATTTTAATGAAACACCGAAGAAGTAAATCTTTCAGGTAAAAGGACTCATATTGGACGAACCTCTGGAGAGCTTATCTAAGAGATAACACCGAAGGAGCAAAGCTAAGTTTTAGCCTAAACTCTCAGGTAAAAGGACGGAGAAATTGTGCAATTTATATTTTTAATATATTTTTATTTGTATAATTCTTTTTTAATTTCAGAGGTCTTTATTAAGACCTTTTTTTATTCAGTAAAATTTGAAATAGAAAAGGAGAGTGTTGTTATGTTAAATTTTATTGCTAGTATTAATGAACTTTTTTGGGGAGCTATTTTAATTTTACTTTTAGTTGGAACTGGAATTTTTTACACTATAAAATTAAAATTTGTACAAGTAAGAAAATTTAAAAAAGGTGTTTCACAATTGACAGGAAATTTTAATATAAATGGTAAAGATGCTGACCACAATGGTATGTCCTCTTTCCAAGCTCTTGCAACTGCTATTGCAGCACAAGTTGGAACAGGAAATCTTGCAGGAGCTGCAACTGCTATTGTATCAGGAGGACCGGGAGCTATATTTTGGATGTGGGTAAGTGCATTTTTTGGAATGGCTACTATCTATGCAGAAGCAATTTTAAGTCAATTATTTAAAAAGAAAGTTGAAGGAGAAATTACAGGAGGACCTGCATATTATATAGAAGAACTTTTTAATAAAAATTTCTTATCTAAAATTCTTGCAGTATTTTTTGCACTATCTTGTATATTGGCACTTGGCTTTATGGGAAATGGTGTTCAAGCTAACTCAATAGGTGAAGCCATGAAAAATGCTTTTAATATTTCTCCATATATAACTGGTGTGGTTGTTGCACTATTAGGAGGATTTGTATTTTTTGGTGGTGTAAAAAGAATAGCTTCTTTCACAGAAAAAGTTGTTCCACTAATGGCAGGATTATATATACTAATCTGTTTTGTAATAATTATAATAAATTATGCCAATATTATTAAGGCATTTGAAGCAATATTTGTAAATGCTTTTTCTACAAAATCAATTCTTGGAGGTTTTTTAGGAATGGGAGTAAAAAAAGCTATCAGATATGGAGTTGCAAGAGGATTATTTTCAAATGAAGCTGGTATGGGGTCAACTCCTCATGCTCATGCTATTGCAAAAGTTAAAAATCCAGTTGAACAAGGAAATGTTGCATTGATAACAGTTTTTATAGATACTTTTATTGTATTAACTTTAACAGCACTTGTCATACTTACTTCTAATATAGGAGATGGAACTTTAACTGGTATCACATTGACACAAAAGGCTTTTGAAGCTGCATTAGGATATTCAGGAACAATTTTTATTGCCATTGCTCTATTCTTTTTTGCTTTTTCAACAATTATTGGTTGGTATTTTTTTGGAGAAGCAAATATAAAATATCTTTTTGGTAAAAAGGCAATCAATGTTTATAGAATTTTAGTTATGATAGCAATTTTTATAGGTTCTACACAAAAGGTTGAACTTGTATGGGAACTTGCAGATTTGT
This Fusobacterium animalis 7_1 DNA region includes the following protein-coding sequences:
- the rplM gene encoding 50S ribosomal protein L13 produces the protein MKKYTFMQRKEDVVREWHHYDAEGQILGKIAVEIAKKLMGKEKLTFTPHIDGGDYVVVTNASKLVVTGKKLTDKVYYNHSGYPGGIRARKLGEILEKKPEELLMLAVKRMLPKNKLGRQQLTRLRVFAGAEHSHVAQKPNKVEL
- the rpsI gene encoding 30S ribosomal protein S9, which codes for MAEKMTQYLGTGRRKTSVARVRLIPGGQGVEINGKAMDEYFGGRAILSKIVEQPLALTETLNKFAVKVNVAGGGNSGQAGAIRHGVARALLLADESLKDALREAGFLTRDSRMVERKKYGKKKARRSPQFSKR
- a CDS encoding DUF2262 domain-containing protein — its product is MQEQEFPVSQNNNLVDKVEKEKEIIALINSKGTFTSQITSENKNLLVANAELIAYIDCDTNELHKSQAKIEWLVTVEDSKKNFIYNIEKYHIYHLKVKEADTDNFLLIDVLERDIDNELLKKTLKECEQKAAIVIEEPDLGKFILDKGLKAFLSKIEWLDSKKQIDISLNIGENTRIKALEKVGAFFITLEKLVNNKKEWDKKLKIYAAENLVDLANELRKNLKGMFKFIKIWKWRFIQRIKLIRLEINSNGEFVATFDDGKLFVGHKIAVNGNVNGELINSAIVENFNIEDYKKVELALSVNDEKNEDVSNEDSIIDSDINDKDNTEK
- a CDS encoding alanine/glycine:cation symporter family protein, which codes for MLNFIASINELFWGAILILLLVGTGIFYTIKLKFVQVRKFKKGVSQLTGNFNINGKDADHNGMSSFQALATAIAAQVGTGNLAGAATAIVSGGPGAIFWMWVSAFFGMATIYAEAILSQLFKKKVEGEITGGPAYYIEELFNKNFLSKILAVFFALSCILALGFMGNGVQANSIGEAMKNAFNISPYITGVVVALLGGFVFFGGVKRIASFTEKVVPLMAGLYILICFVIIIINYANIIKAFEAIFVNAFSTKSILGGFLGMGVKKAIRYGVARGLFSNEAGMGSTPHAHAIAKVKNPVEQGNVALITVFIDTFIVLTLTALVILTSNIGDGTLTGITLTQKAFEAALGYSGTIFIAIALFFFAFSTIIGWYFFGEANIKYLFGKKAINVYRILVMIAIFIGSTQKVELVWELADLFNGLMVIPNLIALIVLYKLVDNTSSEYDKLHL